Proteins from a single region of Acidobacteriota bacterium:
- a CDS encoding NADH-quinone oxidoreductase subunit N, translating to MNTILLQTLTNPNVNLAAVLPEMVVALTGIIVMLYDVFVPKQRNVTTAISLIGLAIAGYLTLSMWGEATQNSWNGMIATDPLRLSFSIVLIFVAAMTILVSTVWAERETIPVGEYHALLLFATFGSMFMASGNDFVIIFLGLETLSIATYVMAGLRKSDLKSNESAMKYFILGSFASAFLLYGMALIYGATGSTNITEIAVRIATPNFPGLLLIGGAMLVIGFGFKVATVPFHVWTPDVYEGAPSPVTGFMAAGPKAAAFASFIRVFVIGFPFVAGATAAGYLHESWITALAVMAMLTMTVGNISAIVQNNVKRMLAYSSISHAGYAMVGFIGAGVAKTNEGRDVAIAAVAFYLLTYAVTNLGAFAIVSLVGQKNDRRTEFEDYNGIGFKSPVIAFSLSLFMLSLLGMPLTAGFIGKVLVFRPALEAGSVLLTTLVVVAVVNTAISAYYYLRLIVVMFFRERTTDWLEPKMPVGVAAAILITVIGVFYFGVFADSWIEKFTNPMPVAAAQSK from the coding sequence ATGAACACGATCCTTTTACAGACTCTGACCAACCCGAACGTTAATCTGGCAGCGGTTTTGCCGGAAATGGTCGTCGCGCTGACGGGCATCATCGTGATGCTCTACGACGTCTTTGTTCCGAAACAGCGAAACGTGACGACCGCCATCTCGCTGATCGGGCTGGCGATCGCCGGCTATCTGACGCTCTCGATGTGGGGCGAAGCGACGCAGAATTCCTGGAACGGAATGATCGCGACGGATCCGCTGAGGCTCTCGTTCTCGATCGTTCTGATCTTCGTCGCGGCGATGACGATCCTTGTTTCGACCGTTTGGGCCGAACGCGAGACGATCCCCGTCGGCGAGTATCACGCGCTCCTGCTTTTCGCGACGTTCGGCAGTATGTTTATGGCTTCGGGGAACGATTTCGTGATCATTTTCCTTGGACTCGAAACGCTGTCGATCGCAACCTACGTGATGGCAGGACTCCGGAAATCCGACCTGAAATCTAACGAATCGGCGATGAAGTACTTCATTCTGGGTTCGTTCGCATCGGCCTTTCTGCTCTACGGGATGGCGCTCATTTACGGCGCAACCGGTTCGACGAACATCACCGAGATCGCCGTCCGGATCGCAACGCCGAACTTTCCCGGACTCCTTCTGATCGGCGGCGCGATGCTCGTCATCGGTTTCGGATTCAAGGTCGCGACGGTTCCCTTCCACGTCTGGACGCCGGACGTTTATGAAGGCGCGCCGAGCCCTGTTACCGGCTTTATGGCGGCCGGACCGAAGGCCGCGGCGTTCGCCTCGTTCATTCGCGTTTTCGTCATCGGATTCCCGTTCGTCGCCGGCGCGACCGCCGCCGGTTACCTGCACGAGTCCTGGATCACCGCTCTCGCAGTGATGGCGATGCTGACGATGACGGTCGGCAACATTTCCGCGATCGTGCAGAACAACGTCAAGCGAATGCTCGCCTATTCTTCGATCTCGCACGCCGGCTACGCGATGGTCGGATTCATCGGCGCCGGCGTTGCCAAAACAAACGAAGGGCGTGACGTGGCTATCGCGGCCGTCGCCTTCTACTTGCTGACCTACGCCGTGACGAATCTTGGCGCGTTCGCGATCGTGTCGCTCGTCGGGCAAAAAAACGACCGGCGGACGGAGTTCGAGGATTACAACGGAATCGGCTTCAAGTCACCGGTGATCGCGTTCTCGCTTTCGCTTTTTATGCTTTCGTTGCTCGGGATGCCCTTGACTGCCGGGTTTATCGGTAAGGTTCTCGTCTTCCGCCCGGCGCTCGAGGCCGGCAGCGTCCTGCTGACGACGCTGGTTGTCGTCGCCGTCGTCAACACCGCGATCTCTGCGTACTATTACCTGCGGCTGATCGTCGTGATGTTTTTCCGGGAACGCACGACCGACTGGCTCGAGCCGAAAATGCCGGTCGGAGTCGCGGCGGCGATCCTGATCACAGTTATCGGCGTTTTCTATTTCGGCGTCTTCGCAGACAGCTGGATCGAAAAATTCACCAACCCGATGCCGGTCGCCGCGGCCCAGTCCAAGTAA
- a CDS encoding 3'(2'),5'-bisphosphate nucleotidase CysQ has product MLNQELETAIDLARRAGAAILEFYRNGFEAEEKIGADNFTEPVTIADRTASRIIVDGLETKFPSDGILSEEEPDTHHRLDRKRVWMIDPLDGTAGFIKRDGDFAVQIGLVEDRKPVLGVVFLPNEDTLLFAAKDSGAFRTVDGGSPQRLEVSGQRHLSRITMAASRNHYSKRMSRVVDEFRVAREVRRGSVGLKVGLIAAREADLYIHLSPRTKQWDTCAPEIILEEAGGRLTDIFGREIKYNTRDIQNHNGILASNGALHSKSVDRLKPLLDQFDRRPFRHE; this is encoded by the coding sequence ATGCTCAACCAAGAACTTGAAACCGCCATCGATCTCGCACGCCGGGCCGGCGCGGCGATCCTCGAATTCTACCGGAACGGATTCGAAGCCGAAGAGAAGATCGGCGCGGATAATTTTACCGAACCCGTTACGATCGCCGACCGCACCGCAAGCCGGATCATCGTCGACGGACTCGAAACGAAATTCCCTTCCGACGGCATCCTTTCCGAAGAAGAGCCCGACACGCATCACCGGCTCGACCGGAAAAGAGTCTGGATGATCGACCCGCTCGACGGCACTGCCGGATTCATCAAACGCGACGGCGATTTCGCCGTCCAGATCGGGCTCGTCGAAGACCGGAAACCGGTCCTCGGAGTCGTATTCCTGCCGAACGAGGATACTCTGTTATTTGCCGCCAAGGATTCAGGCGCGTTCCGCACCGTCGACGGCGGATCGCCGCAACGGCTCGAGGTGTCAGGCCAGCGTCATCTGTCCCGCATCACTATGGCCGCTTCACGCAATCACTACAGCAAGCGTATGTCGCGGGTCGTCGACGAATTTCGTGTCGCCCGGGAGGTCCGCCGCGGTTCGGTCGGGCTCAAGGTCGGCCTCATCGCCGCGCGCGAAGCGGATCTTTACATTCATCTTTCGCCGCGCACCAAGCAATGGGACACCTGCGCGCCCGAGATCATCCTCGAAGAGGCCGGCGGCCGTCTGACCGACATCTTCGGCCGCGAGATCAAATACAACACGCGCGACATCCAAAACCACAACGGCATCCTGGCCTCAAACGGCGCGCTCCACAGCAAATCCGTCGATCGCCTGAAACCGCTCCTCGACCAATTCGACCGACGACCGTTTCGCCACGAATGA
- a CDS encoding chloramphenicol acetyltransferase — translation MRKIDIGSWKRRTTFEYFKDFEDPFFNLTAPVDAGSLYRFAKANDLSFALMSLHCSLQAANSIPELRLRIIGDEVVEFDRIHATQTILNADDTFSFCYFEYHPNPIDFVRAGKVSLDKYRGLKTFDVEDERLDLIYYSVIPWVSFTSFKHASRHDNRQSVPRMVFGKLYRDGERHMMPHSVEVHHALADGLHVGRYFEALQTTMDAVGNL, via the coding sequence ATGCGGAAGATCGACATCGGAAGTTGGAAACGGAGAACGACATTCGAGTATTTCAAGGATTTCGAGGACCCGTTCTTCAATCTCACGGCGCCGGTCGATGCGGGATCGCTGTATCGATTCGCCAAAGCAAACGATCTGTCGTTTGCACTGATGTCACTTCATTGCTCCCTTCAGGCCGCGAATTCGATTCCGGAACTGCGTCTGCGGATCATCGGTGACGAAGTCGTCGAATTTGACCGGATCCACGCGACGCAGACGATTCTCAACGCCGACGATACTTTTTCCTTCTGTTACTTCGAATACCACCCGAACCCGATCGACTTCGTCCGCGCGGGCAAAGTGTCTCTCGACAAATACCGAGGCCTGAAGACCTTCGACGTTGAGGACGAACGGCTCGACCTGATCTACTACTCGGTCATACCCTGGGTTTCGTTCACGAGTTTCAAACACGCCAGCCGCCACGATAACCGGCAGTCCGTCCCGCGTATGGTCTTCGGAAAGTTGTATCGGGACGGCGAAAGGCATATGATGCCGCATTCGGTCGAGGTCCATCACGCGCTTGCCGACGGCCTCCACGTCGGGCGCTATTTCGAGGCGTTGCAAACAACTATGGATGCGGTTGGAAATTTATGA
- a CDS encoding NADH-quinone oxidoreductase subunit M, with translation MDFITENLLTILILLPAFGALAVVGHQMFWKQESHLKWITLGLTLVNFVVSLLLFTGAKVSANGFMFEKNIPWIRAINTNYHIGVDGLSFWLLILTTFIMPIAVLSTWHAVEKRHAAFYAFLLLLESAMIGVFVSLDLLVFYLFFEASLVPMFFLIGVWGGENRIYSAVKFFIFTAFGSLLMLVAIIALYYLYAGVNGGVGSFDFVAILNAMKSGDLLIAGQTASLLFWAFAIAFAIKVPLFPLHTWLPDAHTDAPTAGSVILAAVLLKMGTYGLMRFNFALFPDSSKEFAYIFIILAIIGIIYGALVAMVQPDIKRLVAYSSVAHMGYVILGMFSFTETGMQGALYQMLNHGVSTGALFLLVGFIYERRHTRQITDFGGVANVMPLYATLFVITAMSSIGLPLLNGFVGEFLIMVGMWKSTVLGITDSANWNHIATMLAGTGVIFAAVYLLWMIQRVFFGKLTNPKNRSLKDLSWREIGVIAPLLVLMVYMGVHPAPFLNRSKDAIIAIQERVVHQAGGTIEKAEKPGEPAKPAH, from the coding sequence ATGGATTTCATTACGGAAAATCTTCTGACGATTCTGATCCTGCTTCCGGCCTTCGGCGCGCTCGCCGTGGTCGGTCATCAGATGTTCTGGAAGCAAGAGAGTCACTTGAAATGGATCACGCTCGGTCTGACGCTGGTCAATTTCGTTGTTTCCCTGCTGCTCTTCACCGGCGCAAAAGTCTCGGCCAACGGGTTTATGTTCGAGAAGAACATCCCCTGGATCAGGGCGATAAACACCAATTACCACATCGGCGTTGACGGCTTGAGCTTCTGGCTCCTGATCCTGACGACGTTCATTATGCCGATCGCGGTACTTTCGACCTGGCACGCCGTCGAAAAGAGGCACGCGGCGTTCTATGCGTTTCTGCTGTTGCTCGAGAGCGCGATGATCGGTGTCTTCGTTTCGCTCGATCTGCTCGTCTTCTACCTCTTTTTCGAAGCGTCGCTGGTGCCGATGTTTTTCCTGATCGGCGTCTGGGGCGGCGAAAACCGCATCTATTCAGCCGTCAAGTTCTTTATTTTCACGGCGTTCGGGTCGCTGCTGATGCTGGTCGCGATCATCGCGCTCTACTATCTGTACGCGGGAGTCAACGGCGGTGTCGGATCGTTCGATTTCGTCGCCATCCTGAACGCGATGAAATCCGGAGATCTGTTGATCGCCGGACAAACGGCTTCGCTTCTCTTCTGGGCTTTCGCCATCGCCTTTGCGATCAAGGTCCCTCTGTTTCCGCTCCACACGTGGCTGCCGGACGCGCATACGGACGCGCCGACGGCGGGTTCGGTGATCCTTGCGGCGGTGCTTCTGAAGATGGGAACGTATGGTTTGATGCGCTTCAACTTCGCACTGTTTCCGGATTCCTCCAAGGAGTTCGCCTATATTTTCATCATTCTGGCGATCATCGGCATCATCTACGGCGCGCTCGTCGCGATGGTCCAGCCCGATATCAAGCGACTCGTGGCCTATTCGTCGGTCGCGCATATGGGCTACGTGATTCTGGGAATGTTTTCGTTTACCGAAACCGGAATGCAGGGGGCGCTTTACCAGATGCTGAACCACGGCGTTTCGACCGGCGCGCTCTTCCTGCTCGTCGGGTTTATTTACGAGCGCCGTCACACGCGGCAGATCACGGATTTCGGCGGCGTCGCGAACGTGATGCCGCTTTACGCGACTTTGTTCGTGATCACGGCGATGTCATCGATCGGATTGCCGCTCTTGAACGGTTTCGTCGGTGAATTCCTGATCATGGTCGGGATGTGGAAATCGACGGTCCTCGGAATTACCGACTCGGCCAACTGGAACCATATCGCGACGATGCTCGCCGGAACCGGCGTGATCTTTGCGGCCGTCTATCTGCTCTGGATGATCCAGCGCGTCTTCTTCGGCAAGCTTACGAACCCGAAGAACAGATCGCTCAAGGATCTTAGCTGGCGCGAGATCGGCGTGATCGCGCCTTTGCTCGTTTTGATGGTGTATATGGGCGTTCACCCGGCACCGTTCCTGAACCGCTCGAAGGACGCGATCATCGCGATCCAGGAGCGCGTCGTTCATCAGGCCGGCGGAACGATCGAGAAAGCCGAGAAACCTGGAGAGCCGGCGAAACCGGCACATTGA
- a CDS encoding peptidylprolyl isomerase has product MDKIVRNIGIIFVFAGCITVTASAVESNVPHSTARPLVVGTPCTTSVSQKEIGFLLAGGSPETRRKMTDPAFRKQQFDDLRRMFAIACQAVKDGFADESDSGAVLKLMEIGVIAQEYDRITSKTSGATQYEWITTEQIEEFYGDRQNLTDFENFQALQKRKSPEETQDGPEARREFAVMMIAYRESLERANELPADFRERTDFAVRAQQAQYLNRLYSERVLAPKTKATDAEIDAYIAARPQYSTVAKRNRAEGILKRALAGENFAVLARTNSEDPGSKAAGGLYENVVPGTFIDDIETAALRLAPGEIARQLVESSFGFHIVKLERKGETRDANGKLGMTFDVRHILISTMVKESNSPAAREIPVREFVRNTIEDEREKLAMDAIVKANPVTIAGEAPNATKKPAPRKK; this is encoded by the coding sequence ATGGACAAAATAGTCAGAAACATCGGAATTATCTTCGTTTTCGCCGGTTGCATTACCGTCACGGCTTCCGCCGTCGAGAGCAACGTCCCGCATTCAACTGCCCGGCCGCTCGTCGTCGGGACGCCCTGTACGACGAGCGTTTCGCAGAAGGAAATCGGATTTCTGCTAGCGGGTGGCTCACCGGAAACACGGCGGAAGATGACCGATCCGGCCTTCAGGAAACAGCAATTCGACGATCTGAGGAGGATGTTCGCGATCGCCTGTCAGGCCGTCAAGGACGGCTTTGCCGACGAATCCGACAGTGGTGCGGTGCTGAAGCTTATGGAGATCGGCGTGATCGCGCAGGAATACGACCGGATCACGTCCAAGACGAGCGGCGCGACGCAGTATGAATGGATAACGACCGAACAGATCGAAGAGTTTTACGGCGATCGGCAGAATTTGACCGACTTTGAAAACTTCCAGGCGCTCCAAAAGCGGAAAAGCCCCGAAGAGACGCAAGACGGGCCGGAAGCACGTCGGGAATTCGCCGTGATGATGATCGCCTACCGCGAATCGCTGGAACGCGCGAACGAACTGCCGGCGGACTTCCGGGAACGGACGGATTTTGCGGTCAGGGCCCAGCAGGCGCAGTATTTGAATCGGCTGTACTCCGAACGCGTGTTGGCTCCGAAAACGAAGGCAACTGACGCCGAGATCGACGCATATATCGCCGCCAGACCGCAGTATTCAACGGTGGCGAAGAGGAACCGCGCCGAGGGCATCTTGAAACGGGCGTTGGCGGGCGAGAACTTTGCCGTGTTGGCGCGGACGAACTCGGAAGATCCGGGCAGCAAAGCGGCAGGCGGTCTGTACGAAAACGTGGTTCCCGGCACCTTCATAGATGATATTGAAACGGCAGCGCTCCGGCTCGCACCGGGCGAGATCGCTCGGCAGCTGGTCGAATCGTCGTTCGGGTTTCATATCGTCAAGCTCGAACGAAAGGGCGAGACTCGTGACGCCAACGGAAAGCTGGGTATGACATTCGACGTGCGCCACATCCTGATCTCGACGATGGTCAAAGAATCGAATTCACCCGCCGCCCGTGAAATTCCGGTGCGGGAGTTCGTCCGCAATACGATTGAAGACGAGCGCGAGAAGTTGGCGATGGACGCAATCGTGAAGGCGAATCCGGTGACGATCGCCGGCGAAGCGCCGAACGCGACAAAAAAACCGGCACCACGCAAGAAGTAA
- the nuoL gene encoding NADH-quinone oxidoreductase subunit L, whose product MAENNLLSLIIFAPLAGAVINWLVGGKLKNELFSGVLACGTIFVSMIVAFYIAFIADGGALHADKPVLDHLWTWMQVGGFRADFGLGMDRLSGIYACFVTLVGFLIHIFATGYMHGDKGFYRFFAYMNLFMFSMLTLVLADNYLLMFVGWEGVGLCSYLLIGYYIKKDEAREAAKKAFVMNRIGDWGVLIGIFLLFSLTGTISFFDKTVDGVQVQSVFNYVLANMSADPFTWGAIVAGGMTSVGVLLFIGATGKSAQIPLLTWLPDAMAGPTPVSALIHAATMVTAGVYLVVRSNAIYQFAPTAMWIIAVIGAATAIFAATIAIAQNDIKKVLAYSTVSQLGFMFLAAGVGAFVVAIFHVMTHAFFKALLFLGSGSVIHGMHHEQDMRKMGNLRKYMPVTFITMCTGWLAIAGIPIFAGFFSKDEILYKTFAADKYFPAGAFPGEEVLWTVAIITALLTAVYMTRMMVMTFWGKERFHEEEAEVHAYSGHDDSQTDAHSDVHDEEDEHHHLPADFKPHESPWVMTVPLIVLAFLSTVGGLIGVPYAMSSLVGAGEVNAFEHTLEPVVAEKAKGAHDEHGATAPQAESKKTEPAADHNAHSPEVILKELLLAGLSVVVALLGMGIGWVLFQKDPLRKMPKILEEKWRLDEFYNGYIVDPLTNLSRAVLWKGFDLGVVDGFVNGIGSLVAALGGTIRRVQMGFVRGYAAFILLGALVVIGYFVYYGLKLIR is encoded by the coding sequence ATGGCTGAGAACAATCTTTTAAGTCTGATCATATTCGCACCGCTTGCCGGCGCAGTCATCAACTGGCTGGTCGGCGGCAAGCTGAAGAACGAACTCTTCAGCGGCGTGCTCGCCTGCGGCACGATCTTCGTCTCGATGATCGTCGCTTTCTACATCGCTTTCATTGCCGACGGCGGCGCTCTTCACGCCGACAAACCGGTCCTCGATCATCTCTGGACGTGGATGCAGGTCGGCGGATTCCGCGCGGACTTCGGCCTCGGAATGGATCGCCTGAGCGGTATCTACGCGTGCTTCGTGACCTTGGTCGGCTTTCTGATCCATATTTTCGCGACCGGCTATATGCACGGGGACAAGGGTTTCTATCGCTTTTTCGCGTATATGAACCTGTTTATGTTCTCGATGCTGACGCTCGTGCTCGCCGACAACTACCTGCTGATGTTCGTCGGTTGGGAAGGCGTCGGACTCTGCTCTTACCTGCTGATCGGTTACTACATCAAAAAGGACGAAGCGCGCGAAGCGGCCAAAAAGGCGTTCGTGATGAACCGCATCGGCGACTGGGGCGTGCTGATCGGGATTTTCCTTCTCTTCTCGCTGACCGGCACGATCTCTTTCTTCGACAAAACCGTCGACGGCGTTCAGGTTCAGAGTGTTTTCAACTACGTTCTTGCCAATATGTCGGCCGATCCGTTCACCTGGGGCGCGATCGTCGCGGGCGGAATGACATCGGTCGGAGTCCTGCTTTTCATCGGCGCGACCGGCAAATCGGCGCAGATCCCGCTTCTGACGTGGTTGCCGGACGCAATGGCCGGCCCGACGCCGGTTTCGGCGTTGATCCACGCGGCGACGATGGTCACCGCGGGCGTTTATCTCGTCGTCCGCTCGAACGCGATCTACCAGTTTGCACCGACGGCGATGTGGATCATCGCGGTTATCGGTGCGGCGACGGCGATCTTTGCGGCGACGATCGCCATCGCCCAGAACGACATCAAGAAAGTTTTGGCCTATTCGACCGTTTCGCAGCTCGGATTTATGTTTCTTGCGGCCGGCGTCGGGGCGTTCGTCGTCGCCATCTTCCACGTGATGACGCACGCGTTTTTCAAAGCGCTGTTGTTCCTCGGCTCGGGCTCGGTGATCCACGGAATGCATCACGAGCAGGATATGCGCAAGATGGGCAACCTGCGGAAGTATATGCCGGTCACCTTCATCACGATGTGCACCGGATGGCTGGCGATCGCCGGAATCCCGATCTTCGCCGGATTCTTCTCGAAAGACGAAATTCTCTATAAGACCTTCGCTGCCGACAAATACTTCCCCGCCGGGGCTTTTCCCGGAGAAGAAGTGTTGTGGACCGTCGCTATCATCACCGCTCTTTTGACGGCCGTTTATATGACGCGAATGATGGTGATGACCTTTTGGGGCAAGGAGCGCTTTCACGAGGAAGAAGCCGAAGTCCACGCATATTCGGGCCACGACGACTCGCAGACGGACGCGCATTCGGACGTTCACGACGAAGAAGACGAACATCATCATTTGCCTGCCGATTTCAAACCGCATGAATCGCCGTGGGTGATGACCGTGCCGCTCATCGTGCTCGCGTTTCTCTCGACGGTCGGCGGTTTGATCGGAGTCCCGTATGCGATGAGTTCGCTGGTCGGAGCCGGCGAGGTGAATGCGTTCGAACACACGCTCGAACCGGTTGTCGCCGAAAAGGCGAAAGGCGCGCACGACGAACACGGAGCGACGGCTCCGCAAGCTGAATCAAAAAAGACCGAACCGGCGGCCGATCATAACGCGCATTCGCCCGAGGTCATCTTGAAGGAACTCCTTTTGGCCGGACTTTCGGTCGTCGTCGCGTTGCTCGGAATGGGTATCGGCTGGGTTCTCTTCCAAAAGGACCCGCTCCGCAAAATGCCGAAGATCCTCGAGGAAAAATGGCGGCTTGACGAGTTTTACAATGGGTACATCGTCGATCCCCTGACGAATTTGTCGCGTGCCGTTCTGTGGAAGGGATTCGACCTCGGCGTCGTCGACGGATTCGTCAACGGCATCGGATCGCTCGTCGCGGCGCTCGGCGGAACGATCCGTCGTGTCCAGATGGGCTTTGTACGCGGTTACGCGGCGTTCATCCTGCTCGGCGCGCTGGTCGTGATCGGCTATTTCGTTTATTACGGATTGAAGCTTATTAGATAA
- a CDS encoding NADH-quinone oxidoreductase subunit J gives MATTVLFFIFAGLAIGCAISMVYHRNPLYSAVSLVGVFVALSCIYVTLAAPFIAAVQILVYAGAIMVLVIFVIMLLNLDRDKPVTRLRYLYAVGGFLGIILLAQTFFIVAVVMKGPKTSIDPQETVGKTLSIGTNMYTEYLLPVEIVGVLLLMAIIGGVILVRRLSQPEIELVVEQEMERRHIGD, from the coding sequence ATGGCAACCACAGTCTTGTTTTTCATTTTCGCCGGACTCGCGATCGGATGCGCGATCTCGATGGTCTATCATCGCAATCCGCTTTATTCGGCGGTTTCGCTGGTCGGAGTCTTTGTCGCGCTGTCGTGCATCTACGTGACGCTTGCGGCGCCGTTCATCGCGGCGGTCCAGATCCTGGTTTACGCCGGAGCGATAATGGTGCTTGTCATCTTCGTGATAATGCTGCTCAACCTCGATCGTGACAAACCGGTGACCCGCCTCCGCTATTTGTACGCGGTCGGTGGATTTCTCGGGATCATCCTGCTGGCGCAGACGTTCTTCATCGTCGCGGTCGTCATGAAAGGACCGAAAACCAGTATCGATCCGCAGGAAACGGTCGGCAAAACGCTGTCGATCGGGACGAATATGTACACCGAATATCTGCTGCCGGTCGAGATCGTCGGGGTTTTGCTTTTGATGGCGATCATCGGCGGCGTCATTCTGGTGCGGCGTTTGAGTCAACCGGAAATCGAACTGGTCGTCGAACAGGAAATGGAACGACGACATATTGGGGACTAG
- a CDS encoding GAF domain-containing protein: MAESVAFTKGADRAVVYGELVPQISALVAGETDLVANLANITAVLKEAFGFFWVGFYLKKGDQLVLSAFQGKLACTRIDFDKGVCGHAYTTRETVIVADVDAFPGHIACASESRSEIVVPIFDKSGNVFGVLDVDSDKLDDFSELDREGLERIVEIIEGLEMDG, from the coding sequence ATGGCAGAAAGCGTTGCATTTACGAAAGGCGCGGATCGCGCGGTTGTATATGGGGAATTGGTGCCGCAGATCAGCGCGCTGGTCGCGGGGGAGACGGATCTCGTCGCGAATCTTGCGAACATCACTGCGGTCCTGAAGGAAGCGTTCGGATTCTTCTGGGTAGGATTTTATCTCAAGAAAGGCGACCAGCTGGTGCTCAGCGCGTTTCAGGGAAAGCTTGCCTGTACGCGGATCGACTTCGACAAGGGCGTCTGCGGCCACGCTTACACGACGCGCGAAACGGTCATCGTCGCCGACGTCGACGCGTTTCCGGGACACATCGCCTGCGCTTCCGAATCGCGTTCGGAGATCGTCGTTCCGATATTCGACAAGAGCGGGAACGTCTTTGGCGTGCTCGATGTCGACAGCGACAAGTTGGACGATTTTTCGGAACTCGACCGCGAGGGACTGGAACGGATCGTTGAGATCATCGAAGGATTGGAAATGGACGGCTAA
- a CDS encoding DUF1684 domain-containing protein, giving the protein MRRTLSIFCGLLIFAATVAGQTFYGSTDVKTFRAGRDGEFRNRSESPLLDEDFANVKGLNYFETSDKFVVAAKLERGAGTEKFVLPTSAGTTRKYLKYGTLKFKIDGGEFSLTVFQPESKPKIAAYADLLFIPFRDLTNGKETYGGGRYIDLKTPASETVVVDFNLAYNPNCAYGSDRYSCPVPPRENFLQIKIFAGEMNFEHGPKE; this is encoded by the coding sequence ATGCGCCGGACGTTATCGATATTTTGCGGTCTTCTGATTTTTGCCGCGACCGTCGCGGGGCAAACGTTCTACGGATCGACCGACGTCAAGACGTTTCGCGCGGGCCGCGACGGCGAGTTTCGAAATCGGTCCGAATCACCTCTGCTCGACGAGGATTTCGCGAATGTCAAGGGGCTGAATTATTTCGAAACGTCAGACAAGTTCGTCGTCGCGGCGAAACTCGAAAGGGGCGCGGGAACGGAAAAGTTTGTTTTGCCGACATCGGCCGGCACGACCCGTAAGTATTTGAAATACGGGACTTTGAAATTCAAGATCGACGGCGGGGAGTTTTCGCTCACGGTTTTTCAACCGGAATCGAAGCCGAAGATTGCGGCCTACGCCGATCTGCTGTTCATCCCGTTCCGCGACCTGACGAACGGCAAGGAAACATACGGCGGGGGACGTTACATCGACCTCAAAACGCCGGCGAGCGAAACGGTCGTTGTCGACTTTAATCTGGCGTACAACCCGAATTGCGCGTATGGCAGCGATCGATACAGTTGTCCGGTGCCGCCGAGAGAGAATTTTTTGCAGATCAAGATCTTTGCGGGCGAGATGAACTTCGAACACGGCCCGAAAGAGTGA
- the nuoK gene encoding NADH-quinone oxidoreductase subunit NuoK, whose amino-acid sequence MEPSLSTYLALSGILFTIGAVGVIFKRNAIGMFMCIELMLNAVNLTFIAFSRHYADVTGQLFVFMVMSVAAAEAAVGLGIIIAFFRNRVSVDVDDASILKN is encoded by the coding sequence ATGGAACCGAGTTTATCAACTTATCTGGCGCTCTCCGGCATATTGTTCACGATCGGCGCGGTCGGCGTGATCTTCAAACGCAACGCGATCGGGATGTTTATGTGCATCGAGTTGATGCTCAACGCCGTTAACCTGACGTTCATCGCGTTCTCGCGTCATTACGCGGACGTGACGGGGCAGTTGTTCGTCTTTATGGTGATGAGCGTCGCGGCCGCCGAAGCCGCCGTCGGACTCGGCATCATCATCGCGTTCTTCCGCAACCGCGTTTCGGTTGACGTCGACGACGCGAGCATTTTGAAGAATTAA